One segment of Antennarius striatus isolate MH-2024 chromosome 5, ASM4005453v1, whole genome shotgun sequence DNA contains the following:
- the LOC137594990 gene encoding caM kinase-like vesicle-associated protein — protein sequence MPFSCLSLGEKKDYSNPSEVTDKYDLGQIVKSEEFCEIFRAKDRNTLKMYTCKKFHKNDGRKVRKAAKNEIMILKMVKHHNILQLVDAFETKKEYFLFLELATGREVFDWILDQGYYSERDTSNVMRQVLEAVAYLHSLKIVHRNLKLENLVYFNRLKHSKIVISDFQLAKLENGLLKDPSGTPEYLAPEVVARQRYGRPVDCWAIGVIMYILLSGNPPFYDDTDEDDPDNRDRNLFLKILSGDYEFDSPYWDDISDSAKTLVASLMEVDQDQRLTAQEAIAHEWISGNAASDKNIKDGVCAQIEKNFAKAKWKKAVRVTTLMKRLRASEQGDSGASGLAPGAAPAPSTLCSTDVPPADGSSNIAASIKAVLREKAPDTQTATISALSLPTAASQEGHPQSRCNGDVPQMLPQRKEDQTSNK from the exons ATGCCATTTAGTTGTCTGTCACTTGGGGAGAAGAAGGATTACAGCAATCCATCAGAGGTGACCGACAAGTATGACCTCGGTCAAATTGTTAAATC GGAGGAGTTTTGTGAGATATTCCGGGCGAAGGATAGGAACACCTTGAAAATGTACACCTGTAAAAAGTTCCACAAAAATGATGGAAGAAAAGTAAGAAAAGCTGCTAAGAACGAGATAATGATCTTAAAGAT GGTGAAACATCACAACATCCTCCAGCTGGTTGATGCTTTTGAAACCAAGAAGGAGTACTTCCTTTTTctggagct TGCTACAGGCAGAGAGGTGTTTGACTGGATCTTAGATCAAGGATACTACTCTGAGAGGGACACCAGCAATGTTATGAGGCAGGTCTTGGAAGCTGTAGCATACCTGCACTCTCTGAAAATTGTCCACAGGAATCTTAAG CTGGAGAACTTGGTGTACTTTAATAGGTTGAAGCACTCCAAAATTGTTATCAGTGACTTCCAGTTGGCAAAACTGGAAAATGGACTTCTTAAGGATCCATCTGGAACTCCAGAATATCTTG CTCCTGAGGTGGTTGCCAGACAGAGATATGGACGACCTGTGGACTGCTGGGCCATTGGTGTCATCATGTATATTCT TTTGTCAGGAAACCCTCCTTTCTATGATgacactgatgaagatgatccTGACAATCGTGATAGGAACCTATTCCTAAAGATTTTATCAGGGGACTATGAATTTGATTCACCATATTGGGATGACATTTCAGATTCTG ccaaaacattAGTGGCATCTTTGATGGAAGTGGATCAAGATCAGCGCTTGACTGCACAAGAAGCTATTGCCCATGAATG GATTTCTGGAAATGCTGCCTCAGACAAGAACATCAAAGATGGTGTTTGTGCACAAATAGAAAAGAACTTTGCTAAGGCCAAGTGGAAG AAAGCTGTTAGAGTGACCACTCTCATGAAGAGACTTCGAGCATCTGAGCAAGGAGATTCTGGGGCCTCGGGTCTTGCTCCTGGGGCAGCACCTGCCCCCAGCACACTCTGCAGCACTGATGTTCCTCCAGCTGATGGCAGCAGTAATATAGCAGCCAGCATAAAGGCCGTGCTTCGTGAAAAGGCTCCTGACACACAGACTGCCACCATCTCTGCACTGTCCCTACCAACTGCAGCTAGCCAGGAAGGGCATCCACAATCAAGGTGCAATGGTGATGTTCCTCAAATGTTGCCACAAAGAAAGGAAGACCAGACATCAAACAAGTAG